Proteins from a genomic interval of Quercus lobata isolate SW786 chromosome 11, ValleyOak3.0 Primary Assembly, whole genome shotgun sequence:
- the LOC115967707 gene encoding probable E3 ubiquitin ligase SUD1 isoform X2: MEIAPEVAPSIDGNNENGGVSGSSVKAASYSASNSSLSPRGLKGSVEARYEEEEEEEEDVCRICRNPGDSDNPLRYPCACSGSIKYVHQDCLLQWLNHSNARQCEVCKHAFSFSPVYAENAPTRLPFQEFIVGMAMKACHVLQFFLRLSFVLSVWLLIIPFITFWIWRLAFVRSFGEAQRLFLSHLSTTVILTDCLHGFLLSASIVFIFLGATSLRDYFRHLRELGGQDAEREDEGDRNGARAARRPPGQANRNNAGDGIGEDVGGAQGIAGAGQLIRRNAENVAARWEMQAARLEAHVEQMFDGLDDADGAEDVPFDELVGMQGPVFHLVENAFTVLASNMIFLGVVIFVPFSLGRIILYYVSWLFSTASGPVLSTVIPLTDTALSLANTTLKNALTAVTNLSSESQENGLVGQVAEMLKGNFSGLNEVSNNISSPLSADLLKGAAIGALRLSDVTTLAIGYMFIFSLVFFYLAIVAFIRYTKGEPLTLGRFYGIASIAETIPSLFRQFLAAMKHLMTMIKVAFLLVIELGVFPLMCGWWLDVCTIRMFGKSMAQRVQFFSASPLASSLVHWVVGIVYMLQISIFVSLLRGVLRNGVLYFLRDPADPNYNPFRDLIDDPVHKHARRVLLSVAVYGSLIVMLVFLPVKLAMRMAPSIFPLDISVSDPFTEIPADMLLFQICIPFAIEHFKLRTTIKSLLRYWFTAVGWALGLMDFLLPRPEDSAGQENTNGDLGRQDRPQALQIGGHDQALVAFAGADDPNRGILASANSNVSEEDADEQSDSEYGFVLRIVLLLVVAWITLLIFNSTLIVVPISIGRAIFNVIPLLPITHGIKCNDLYAFIIGSYLIWTAVAGARYCIEHIRTKRAKVLLGQIWKWCGIVTKSCALLSIWIFVIPVLIGLLFELLVIVPMRVPVDESPVFLLYQDWALGLIFLKIWTRLVMLDHMMPLVDESWRTKFERVREDGFSRLQGLWVLREIVFPIIMKLLTALCVPYVLARGVFPVLGYPLIVNSAVYRFAWLGCLCISVLCFCAKRFHVWFTNLHNSIRDDRYLIGRRLHNFGEDIVGRQNEVGTSDEMQDSNLRGTGLIQHDREVDVGLRLRRAIQHDV, from the exons ATGGAGATCGCCCCGGAGGTGGCGCCGAGCATAGACGGCAACAATGAGAATGGCGGCGTTTCTGGCAGCAGCGTGAAAGCGGCGTCGTATTCGGCTTCGAATTCGTCGCTGTCGCCTCGAGGTTTGAAGGGGAGCGTGGAGGCGAGGTatgaggaagaggaggaggaggaggaggacgTGTGCCGGATCTGCCGGAACCCGGGCGACTCCGATAACCCGCTCCGGTACCCGTGTGCTTGTAGCGGAAGCATCAAGTATGTTCATCAGGATTGCCTTTTGCAGTGGCTCAATCACAGCAACGCTCGCCAGTGCGAG GTCTGCAAACATGCATTTTCCTTCTCCCCTGTTTATGCCGAGAATGCTCCAACAAGGCTTCCTTTTCAGGAGTTTATTGTTGGGATGGCAATGAAAGCTTGTCATGTTCTGCAATTCTTTTTGCGCCTTAGCTTTGTCCTTTCTGTGTGGCTCCTCATAATACCTTTCATTACCTTCTGGATATGGCGGTTGGCTTTTGTAAGGAGTTTTGGTGAAGCGCAGAGATTATTTCTAAGTCATTTATCCACTACGGTTATCCTTACTGATTGTCTGCATGGGTTCCTACTCTCTGCTAGCATTGTGTTTATTTTTCTGGGTGCCACCTCTTTGAGGGATTACTTCAGGCATTTACGGGAACTTGGAGGTCAGGAtgctgagagagaagatgagGGGGACAGAAATGGTGCTCGTGCTGCAAGAAGACCTCCTGGACAAGCTAATAGGAATAATGCAGGTGATGGAATTGGTGAAGATGTGGGTGGAGCACAAGGAATTGCAGGAGCCGGTCAATTGATAAGAAGGAATGCAGAAAATGTTGCTGCTCGGTGGGAGATGCAGGCAGCTCGTCTTGAAGCTCATGTTGAACAGATGTTTGATGGTTTGGATGATGCTGATGGTGCAGAGGATGTGCCTTTTGATGAGCTTGTTGGCATGCAGGGCCCTGTTTTTCATTTAGTAGAAAATGCATTCACT GTTCTGGCAAGCAATATGATATTCCTTGGTGTTGTGATCTTTGTGCCTTTTTCGTTAGGCCGGATAATACTCTATTATGTATCTTGGCTTTTCTCCACCGCTAGTGGTCCAGTTTTGTCAACAGTCATACCACTTACTGACACTGCCCTCTCCTTAGCAAATACTACTTTGAAGAATGCGTTAACTGCTGTTACAAATTTGTCATCTGAAAGCCAAGAAAATGGTCTGGTTGGCCAGGTTGCGGAAATGTTGAAGGGCAACTTTAGTGGTCTAAATGAAGTATCAAACAATATTAGTTCACCACTTTCAGCAGATCTCTTGAAAGGGGCAGCTATTGGAGCATTACGGCTTTCGGATGTTACAACTCTTGCCATTGGAtacatgtttattttttctctagTTTTCTTCTACCTTGCCATTGTTGCGTTTATCCGGTACACTAAGGGTGAGCCTTTGACTTTGGGGAGGTTCTATGGTATTGCTTCTATAGCAGAGACAATTCCATCTCTCTTCAGGCAATTTTTGGCAGCAATGAAGCATTTGATGACCATGATAAAGGTTGCTTTCCTTCTTGTCATTGAACTTGGGGTGTTTCCTTTGATGTGTGGATGGTGGTTAGATGTATGTACTATAAGGATGTTTGGAAAGTCAATGGCTCAAAGAGTTCAATTCTTCTCAGCTTCTCCTTTAGCGAGCTCATTGGTTCATTGGGTTGTAGGAATCGTTTATATGTTGCAAATAAGCATTTTCGTCAGCCTTCTTAGAGGG GTTTTGCGTAATGGAGTGTTGTACTTTCTTCGAGATCCTGCTGATCCAAACTACAATCCTTTCCGTGATTTGATTGATGATCCTGTGCACAAGCACGCTCGCAGGGTTCTGTTATCAGTTGCTGTTTATGGGAGTTTGATTGTGATGCTGGTGTTCTTACCAGTCAAACTTGCTATGCGGATGGCTCCCTCCATTTTTCCACTCGATATATC GGTGTCTGACCCATTTACTGAAATTCCAGCTGACATGCTACTCTTCCAAATTTGCATCCCATTTGCCATTGAGCATTTTAAATTGCGGACAACAATTAAATCCCTTCTCAGATATTGGTTTACAGCAGTTGGCTGGGCACTTGGTTTAATGGATTTCCTGTTGCCCAGACCTGAGGACAGTGCTGGTCAGGAAAATACAAATGGGGACTTAGGAAGGCAAGATAGACCTCAGGCATTACAAATAGGTGGACATGATCAGGCCCTAGTGGCTTTTGCAGGTGCTGATGATCCAAACAGAGGCATTCTTGCATCAGCGAACTCAAATGTTTCAGAGGAAGATGCTGATGAACAATCTGATTCAGA GTATGGCTTTGTACTTCGCATTGtcttgttgttggtggtggcttGGATTACTCTGCTTATCTTCAACTCTACCTTGATAGTTGTACCAATCTCAATTGGAAGGGCAATCTTCAATGTTATTCCTCTTCTCCCAATAACTCATGGCATCAAGTGCAATG atCTATATGCTTTCATCATTGGAAGTTACTTAATTTGGACTGCCGTAGCTGGTGCGAGATACTGCATTGAGCATATTAGAACAAAGAGGGCTAAAGTCTTGTTGGGCCAAATTTGGAAATGGTGTGGCATCGTTACTAAGAGTTGTGCGCTTTTGTCAATATGG ATTTTTGTAATCCCAGTATTGATTGGGCTGCTATTTGAGCTTTTGGTGATTGTGCCAATGCGGGTGCCTGTGGATGAAAGTCCAGTTTTTCTCCTGTATCAGGACTGGGCATTGGGGCTCATTTTTCTTAAGATCTGGACTAGACTG GTTATGTTGGATCATATGATGCCATTGGTGGATGAAAGTTGGCGAACTAAATTTGAGAGGGTGAGAGAAGATGGTTTCTCCAGGCTACAAGGTCTTTGGGTTTTGCGTGAGATTGTCTTCCCAATAATAATGAAGCTTTTGACAGCCTTATGTGTACCTTATGTTTTAGCCAGAGGGGTTTTTCCTGTGCTTGGATATCCATTAATAGTAAACTCAGCAGTCTATCGGTTTGCCTGGCTGGGATGTCTCTGCATCAGTGTGCTGTGCTTCTGTGCCAAGAGATTCCATGTCTGGTTCACAAACCTTCACAATTCCATACGTGATGATCGCTATCTGATTGGCCGTAGGCTTCATAACTTTGGGGAAGACATCGTAGGGAGGCAAAATGAGGTAGGGACTTCTGATGAAATGCAAGATTCTAATCTGCGGGGCACTGGTTTAATTCAACACGACCGAGAAGTCGATGTGGGGTTGCGGCTGAGGCGTGCTATCCAACATGATGTTTAA
- the LOC115967707 gene encoding probable E3 ubiquitin ligase SUD1 isoform X1, producing MEIAPEVAPSIDGNNENGGVSGSSVKAASYSASNSSLSPRGLKGSVEARYEEEEEEEEDVCRICRNPGDSDNPLRYPCACSGSIKYVHQDCLLQWLNHSNARQCEVCKHAFSFSPVYAENAPTRLPFQEFIVGMAMKACHVLQFFLRLSFVLSVWLLIIPFITFWIWRLAFVRSFGEAQRLFLSHLSTTVILTDCLHGFLLSASIVFIFLGATSLRDYFRHLRELGGQDAEREDEGDRNGARAARRPPGQANRNNAGDGIGEDVGGAQGIAGAGQLIRRNAENVAARWEMQAARLEAHVEQMFDGLDDADGAEDVPFDELVGMQGPVFHLVENAFTVLASNMIFLGVVIFVPFSLGRIILYYVSWLFSTASGPVLSTVIPLTDTALSLANTTLKNALTAVTNLSSESQENGLVGQVAEMLKGNFSGLNEVSNNISSPLSADLLKGAAIGALRLSDVTTLAIGYMFIFSLVFFYLAIVAFIRYTKGEPLTLGRFYGIASIAETIPSLFRQFLAAMKHLMTMIKVAFLLVIELGVFPLMCGWWLDVCTIRMFGKSMAQRVQFFSASPLASSLVHWVVGIVYMLQISIFVSLLRGVLRNGVLYFLRDPADPNYNPFRDLIDDPVHKHARRVLLSVAVYGSLIVMLVFLPVKLAMRMAPSIFPLDISVSDPFTEIPADMLLFQICIPFAIEHFKLRTTIKSLLRYWFTAVGWALGLMDFLLPRPEDSAGQENTNGDLGRQDRPQALQIGGHDQALVAFAGADDPNRGILASANSNVSEEDADEQSDSDRYGFVLRIVLLLVVAWITLLIFNSTLIVVPISIGRAIFNVIPLLPITHGIKCNDLYAFIIGSYLIWTAVAGARYCIEHIRTKRAKVLLGQIWKWCGIVTKSCALLSIWIFVIPVLIGLLFELLVIVPMRVPVDESPVFLLYQDWALGLIFLKIWTRLVMLDHMMPLVDESWRTKFERVREDGFSRLQGLWVLREIVFPIIMKLLTALCVPYVLARGVFPVLGYPLIVNSAVYRFAWLGCLCISVLCFCAKRFHVWFTNLHNSIRDDRYLIGRRLHNFGEDIVGRQNEVGTSDEMQDSNLRGTGLIQHDREVDVGLRLRRAIQHDV from the exons ATGGAGATCGCCCCGGAGGTGGCGCCGAGCATAGACGGCAACAATGAGAATGGCGGCGTTTCTGGCAGCAGCGTGAAAGCGGCGTCGTATTCGGCTTCGAATTCGTCGCTGTCGCCTCGAGGTTTGAAGGGGAGCGTGGAGGCGAGGTatgaggaagaggaggaggaggaggaggacgTGTGCCGGATCTGCCGGAACCCGGGCGACTCCGATAACCCGCTCCGGTACCCGTGTGCTTGTAGCGGAAGCATCAAGTATGTTCATCAGGATTGCCTTTTGCAGTGGCTCAATCACAGCAACGCTCGCCAGTGCGAG GTCTGCAAACATGCATTTTCCTTCTCCCCTGTTTATGCCGAGAATGCTCCAACAAGGCTTCCTTTTCAGGAGTTTATTGTTGGGATGGCAATGAAAGCTTGTCATGTTCTGCAATTCTTTTTGCGCCTTAGCTTTGTCCTTTCTGTGTGGCTCCTCATAATACCTTTCATTACCTTCTGGATATGGCGGTTGGCTTTTGTAAGGAGTTTTGGTGAAGCGCAGAGATTATTTCTAAGTCATTTATCCACTACGGTTATCCTTACTGATTGTCTGCATGGGTTCCTACTCTCTGCTAGCATTGTGTTTATTTTTCTGGGTGCCACCTCTTTGAGGGATTACTTCAGGCATTTACGGGAACTTGGAGGTCAGGAtgctgagagagaagatgagGGGGACAGAAATGGTGCTCGTGCTGCAAGAAGACCTCCTGGACAAGCTAATAGGAATAATGCAGGTGATGGAATTGGTGAAGATGTGGGTGGAGCACAAGGAATTGCAGGAGCCGGTCAATTGATAAGAAGGAATGCAGAAAATGTTGCTGCTCGGTGGGAGATGCAGGCAGCTCGTCTTGAAGCTCATGTTGAACAGATGTTTGATGGTTTGGATGATGCTGATGGTGCAGAGGATGTGCCTTTTGATGAGCTTGTTGGCATGCAGGGCCCTGTTTTTCATTTAGTAGAAAATGCATTCACT GTTCTGGCAAGCAATATGATATTCCTTGGTGTTGTGATCTTTGTGCCTTTTTCGTTAGGCCGGATAATACTCTATTATGTATCTTGGCTTTTCTCCACCGCTAGTGGTCCAGTTTTGTCAACAGTCATACCACTTACTGACACTGCCCTCTCCTTAGCAAATACTACTTTGAAGAATGCGTTAACTGCTGTTACAAATTTGTCATCTGAAAGCCAAGAAAATGGTCTGGTTGGCCAGGTTGCGGAAATGTTGAAGGGCAACTTTAGTGGTCTAAATGAAGTATCAAACAATATTAGTTCACCACTTTCAGCAGATCTCTTGAAAGGGGCAGCTATTGGAGCATTACGGCTTTCGGATGTTACAACTCTTGCCATTGGAtacatgtttattttttctctagTTTTCTTCTACCTTGCCATTGTTGCGTTTATCCGGTACACTAAGGGTGAGCCTTTGACTTTGGGGAGGTTCTATGGTATTGCTTCTATAGCAGAGACAATTCCATCTCTCTTCAGGCAATTTTTGGCAGCAATGAAGCATTTGATGACCATGATAAAGGTTGCTTTCCTTCTTGTCATTGAACTTGGGGTGTTTCCTTTGATGTGTGGATGGTGGTTAGATGTATGTACTATAAGGATGTTTGGAAAGTCAATGGCTCAAAGAGTTCAATTCTTCTCAGCTTCTCCTTTAGCGAGCTCATTGGTTCATTGGGTTGTAGGAATCGTTTATATGTTGCAAATAAGCATTTTCGTCAGCCTTCTTAGAGGG GTTTTGCGTAATGGAGTGTTGTACTTTCTTCGAGATCCTGCTGATCCAAACTACAATCCTTTCCGTGATTTGATTGATGATCCTGTGCACAAGCACGCTCGCAGGGTTCTGTTATCAGTTGCTGTTTATGGGAGTTTGATTGTGATGCTGGTGTTCTTACCAGTCAAACTTGCTATGCGGATGGCTCCCTCCATTTTTCCACTCGATATATC GGTGTCTGACCCATTTACTGAAATTCCAGCTGACATGCTACTCTTCCAAATTTGCATCCCATTTGCCATTGAGCATTTTAAATTGCGGACAACAATTAAATCCCTTCTCAGATATTGGTTTACAGCAGTTGGCTGGGCACTTGGTTTAATGGATTTCCTGTTGCCCAGACCTGAGGACAGTGCTGGTCAGGAAAATACAAATGGGGACTTAGGAAGGCAAGATAGACCTCAGGCATTACAAATAGGTGGACATGATCAGGCCCTAGTGGCTTTTGCAGGTGCTGATGATCCAAACAGAGGCATTCTTGCATCAGCGAACTCAAATGTTTCAGAGGAAGATGCTGATGAACAATCTGATTCAGA CAGGTATGGCTTTGTACTTCGCATTGtcttgttgttggtggtggcttGGATTACTCTGCTTATCTTCAACTCTACCTTGATAGTTGTACCAATCTCAATTGGAAGGGCAATCTTCAATGTTATTCCTCTTCTCCCAATAACTCATGGCATCAAGTGCAATG atCTATATGCTTTCATCATTGGAAGTTACTTAATTTGGACTGCCGTAGCTGGTGCGAGATACTGCATTGAGCATATTAGAACAAAGAGGGCTAAAGTCTTGTTGGGCCAAATTTGGAAATGGTGTGGCATCGTTACTAAGAGTTGTGCGCTTTTGTCAATATGG ATTTTTGTAATCCCAGTATTGATTGGGCTGCTATTTGAGCTTTTGGTGATTGTGCCAATGCGGGTGCCTGTGGATGAAAGTCCAGTTTTTCTCCTGTATCAGGACTGGGCATTGGGGCTCATTTTTCTTAAGATCTGGACTAGACTG GTTATGTTGGATCATATGATGCCATTGGTGGATGAAAGTTGGCGAACTAAATTTGAGAGGGTGAGAGAAGATGGTTTCTCCAGGCTACAAGGTCTTTGGGTTTTGCGTGAGATTGTCTTCCCAATAATAATGAAGCTTTTGACAGCCTTATGTGTACCTTATGTTTTAGCCAGAGGGGTTTTTCCTGTGCTTGGATATCCATTAATAGTAAACTCAGCAGTCTATCGGTTTGCCTGGCTGGGATGTCTCTGCATCAGTGTGCTGTGCTTCTGTGCCAAGAGATTCCATGTCTGGTTCACAAACCTTCACAATTCCATACGTGATGATCGCTATCTGATTGGCCGTAGGCTTCATAACTTTGGGGAAGACATCGTAGGGAGGCAAAATGAGGTAGGGACTTCTGATGAAATGCAAGATTCTAATCTGCGGGGCACTGGTTTAATTCAACACGACCGAGAAGTCGATGTGGGGTTGCGGCTGAGGCGTGCTATCCAACATGATGTTTAA